A stretch of the Zonotrichia albicollis isolate bZonAlb1 chromosome 31, bZonAlb1.hap1, whole genome shotgun sequence genome encodes the following:
- the LOC141725896 gene encoding HLA class II histocompatibility antigen, DR beta 3 chain-like — protein sequence MGRGAAAGALLVALVVLGVAPAAGTELSGVFQRMTKSECYFINGTEKVKYVQRSIYNRDQFIMFDSDVGHFVGFTRYGEKLAKRWNSNAVFMEDRRTAVDWFCRCWYKNFTPFITERRVPPSVSISLVPPSSSQPGPGCLLCSVMDFYPAAIQVRWFQGQQDLSEHVVATDVVPNGDWTYQLLVLLETPPRRGLSYSCQRCRRTPPASRY from the exons atggggcgaggggcggcagctggggccctgctggtggcattGGTGGTGCTGGGAGTCGCCCCGGCTGCGGGCACGGAGCTCTCGG GGGTGTTCCAGAGGATGACAAAGTCCGAGTGTTACTTCATTAACGGCACGGAGAAGGTGAAGTACGTCCAGAGATCCATCTACAACCGGGATCAGTTCATAATGTTCGACAGCGACGTGGGGCACTTTGTGGGGTTCACCCGCTATGGGGAGAAGTTGGCCAAGCGCTGGAACAGCAACGCGGTATTCATGGAGGACAGACGGACTGCGGTTGACTGGTTCTGCCGGTGCTGGTACAAGAATTTTACCCCGTTCATCACGGAGCGCCGAG tgccccccagtgtgTCCATCTCGCTGGTTCCCCCCTCGagctcccagcccggccccggctgcctgctctgctccgtgatggatttctaccctgctgccatccaggtgaggtggttccagggccagcaggaccTCTCGGAGCACGTGGTGGCCACCGACGTGGTCCCCAACGGGGACTGGACctaccagctgctggtgctgctggaaactCCCCCCCGGCGCGGGCTCagctacagctgccag AGATGCCGCCGGACGCCGCCCGCATCAAGATATTGA